The following nucleotide sequence is from Actinomycetota bacterium.
TGCTGCGCCTCATCGCGAAGCACGCGGACGAGTGGAACACGCCGGCGCAGGGTCCCGAGGCCTGGGCGTCGCAGAGCGCGACGCTCGACGAGCTATGCCGCGAGATCGGGAGGGATCCGAAGGATCTCCGTCGTTCCGTTCAGGTCTTCCTGCACCCGCAGCAAGATGGTCAGATCGAGTCGCTCCTCGACACGCTGCCGGCCTACGCGGAAGCCGGTTGCGAGCACGTGGTTCTCTCCTTCTACCATCCTCCGACCCGTGCCCAGCTCGAGCGCTGCGCTGCACTCGGGTGAGGATCCACTCGAGCTCAGGCGTTGCGCCCGCCGACCGCGTCGCGGGTTGGGTTGCCGGGCTTCCGGAGGCAGCCGGATACGAGGTCGTGGTGCGGCCGCTCCGATATCGATCGCGTCCTCACCTTGCCGCTTACACGGAGTTCGACGAGCGGCGCATCACGCTGCAGGTTCCGGAGCCGTTCCTGCCCTTCGGCGAGATCGTGCAGTACGGGGCGCAGCGGCTTCCCGGCAAGGGCATGCGGTTCGTCTGGCTCTCCGAGGGTCTCACCTTCCGCACGCCGCGCGAGGTCGTCCGCTTCCTCTACTGCCACGAGTGGTACCACTGGTACCTGAAGGAGATGCTCGGTCGGCGAAGCTCTGCCGAGACCGCGTGCGACCGTTTCGCGCTGAGGAACTTCCGCCGCCGCAGCGTCTCGATCGCCGACGCGCAAGCCGCTCTCCACCGGCGATAGACTCGGCTGTATGAGCCGTCTCGCGATCGGGGCGGGCCTCGCGACCGATCCCGATCCCCAACGCGCCGTAGAGGCGGCGTGCGCTGAGGCGACGGCGGGCCTCCACGGCGGTTCGTGCGACCTCGCCTTCCTTTTCGTCTCCCCGCATCACGTTCCGCGCGTCGCCGATGCGGTCGCCGCCGCGCACACGGCGCTGCGGCCGGGGACGCTGCTCGGCTGCAACGGCATGTGGGTCGTCGGCGGCTCGCGAGAGATCGAGGACGCGCCGGCCGTCGCGGTATGGGCGGCGCATCTCCCGGATACGCAGGTCGTCCCGTTCGCGCTCGAGTACGCCGAGACCCCAGACGGGGAGACGTTCCTGGGTTGGCCCGACACGATCCCCGACGGTGCGACCGCGCTCGCGCTCGCCGATCCGTTCACGTTCCCGGCCGACGACTGGCTCGCGCGGCTCGCCGATTCGCAGCCCGGACTCGAGCTGATCGGCGGCCTGGCGTCCGGTGGACGTGCGCCGGGTCAGCACCGCCTGATCATGAACACGGAGGTGCGGAACGGCGGCTGCGTCGGCGCGCTGATCGCCGGACGCGTCAAGGTGCGGTCGCTCGTCTCGCAGGGCTGCAAGCCGGTCGGGCAGCCGTACGCGGTCACCGGCGCCGAACGGAACGTGTTGCTCTCGCTCGGCGGTCAGACGCCCCTGGACCGGATCCGCGAGACCTACGCCGAGGCGGACGCCTCCGATCGCGAGGCGATGCAGCTGGGGCTCCACGTCGGACGCGTTGTCGACGAGTACAAGACGGAATTCCGGCGTGGCGACTTCCTCATCCGCAACGTCCTCGGCGCCGACGAGCAGTCGGGAGCCGTCGCCGTGGGCGACGTCGTCAACATCGGCGAGACGGTGCAGTTCCATGTGCGCGACGCCGCGAGCGCGGACGAGGATCTCCGCTCGATGGTCGGCGCGGTCGATCGTCCGGCGGGGGCCCTGCTGTTCACGTGCAACGGGCGCGGTACCCGGCTCTTCGGCGTTCCCGACCACGACGCGGGCATCGTGACCGGAGCGTTCGCGTCACCGCTCGCCGGGTTCTTCTGCAACGGGGAGCTCGGCCCCGTCGGGGGTCGCAA
It contains:
- a CDS encoding FIST N-terminal domain-containing protein; the encoded protein is MSRLAIGAGLATDPDPQRAVEAACAEATAGLHGGSCDLAFLFVSPHHVPRVADAVAAAHTALRPGTLLGCNGMWVVGGSREIEDAPAVAVWAAHLPDTQVVPFALEYAETPDGETFLGWPDTIPDGATALALADPFTFPADDWLARLADSQPGLELIGGLASGGRAPGQHRLIMNTEVRNGGCVGALIAGRVKVRSLVSQGCKPVGQPYAVTGAERNVLLSLGGQTPLDRIRETYAEADASDREAMQLGLHVGRVVDEYKTEFRRGDFLIRNVLGADEQSGAVAVGDVVNIGETVQFHVRDAASADEDLRSMVGAVDRPAGALLFTCNGRGTRLFGVPDHDAGIVTGAFASPLAGFFCNGELGPVGGRNFLHGFTASLALFYDS